In the genome of Arthrobacter alpinus, the window CGGCTGCACCTGCCCATCGAAACACCCGTCACCGAGGAAGCAAAATGACAATGCCAGCAACGCCCATCAGGGTTGTGATTGTTGACGACCATGCCATCTTCCGGTCAGGACTCAAGGCGGACCTTGCCCAAGATATCGCCGTTCTCGCAGAGGCAGCCACGGTGGAGGAGGCCATCGCGGCCGTCACCGCCCAGCAACCTGATGTGGTGTTGCTGGACGTGCACCTGCCCGGCGGCCGCGGACAAGGCGGACGTGAAGTGATTGCCGGCTGCGCCGCATTGCTGAGCACCACCAAGTTTCTGGCCCTAAGCGTTTCAGACTCGGCCGAGGATGTGGTGTCCGTGATCAGGGCTGGCGCCCGGGGCTACGTCACAAAGTCCATTTCGGGAGCAGAAATATCAGATGCGGTCCGCCGTGTTGCCGGCGGTGACGCCGTGTTTTCGCCCAGGCTGGCCGGCTTCGTCCTGGACGCCTTCGGCACGG includes:
- a CDS encoding LuxR C-terminal-related transcriptional regulator, which codes for MTMPATPIRVVIVDDHAIFRSGLKADLAQDIAVLAEAATVEEAIAAVTAQQPDVVLLDVHLPGGRGQGGREVIAGCAALLSTTKFLALSVSDSAEDVVSVIRAGARGYVTKSISGAEISDAVRRVAGGDAVFSPRLAGFVLDAFGTAEVAVEDELDKLSARELEVMRLIARGYSYKEVAKALFISIKTVETHVSAVLRKLQLSSRHELTRWAVDRRLL